The Streptomyces uncialis genomic interval TCAGCGGGACGCCCGTGTCGCGGGCGTCGAGCAGACACGACAGGGCTCGGATGTCGGTGGGGTGCGTGCCGTGGCGCGCGGCGAACCGTGCGGCCAGCGCGCCGAGTCCGTCCGCCACCTCGCGCAGCAGCCGGACGATCTCCTGTCCGGTGTCGTCGTGCCCGTCTCGCTCCATACCGTCCTCCGTCGTCCGGTCGTGTCGCACGGCGGGCCCGCCCCTCCCGCCTCCCGGTCCGCCGGGCCGGTGTGGTGACAGGTACGCACCAAACTCCCCCCCGACTCAACGCCCCGCCTTCGCTTGCGCTTCCGAGGTCCCCTGTGCTGGGCGCACCTGTCCCTGTGCGGGGCGTTCGTGGGTGCGCAGTTCCCCGCAGGTCGCCTTCGCTCGCGCTTCTGAGGTTTGCCCGGGTGGGCGCACTTGTTCCTGTGCCGTCGCTCGTCGGGTGCGCAGTTCCCCGCGCCCCTGGATGCTGCCCCGGTCGGTTGTTCGTCGGGTGCGGGTCGCCCTCGTTTTTTGCGCAGTTCCCCGCGCCCCTTGGGTCGCGCCTCTTGCGGTTCCCGTTCGGGTGCGGATGGTCCTTGGTTGCTCGCGCAGTTCCCCGCGCCCCTGGATGCTGCCCCCTTGCGGTCGCTCTTCGGGTGCGGGTCGCTCCTCGTTTTCGCGCAGTTCCCCGCGCCCCCTTGGGGGCGCCAACCCCGGCCGGGGTTCAAACCCCCCTCCTCGCGCAGTCGCCCGGCCTCCGAAGGGGGTGGGCGGGAATCTCTGCCCGCAGACTCCGATGCTCTTCAGTCGGGTAGGGGGGATGTCCGACCGAGCGCGTTGGAGCGAGGACGGAGAATCCCGACCGGCCCCGCCCCGAAGAATCAGCAGATGGCGCCCCGATAGGGGCGCGGGGAACTGCGCAAAACCACCGAGCGACGGCACAGGAAACAGGTGCGCCCACCCGGACAGACCTCAGAAGCGCAAGCGAAGGCGACCCGCGGGGAACTGCGCACCCCACGAGCGACGGCACAGGAACGGAGTGCGTCCCGCCGGACGGACCTCAGAAGCGCAAGCGAAGGCGATCTGTTCGATTTACTCAAAAGCCCCTGGCCAGGGGCTTTTGTCGGTGGGGGGCGGTAGAATGGGGGCAGTGTTCGAGGGTTCGCGAGGAGCCCCCGGCCACGACAGGAGGAAGCCCGTGCCCGCTGCCGCACTCATGGACCAGACCCTGCCGATCGCCCCGCCGAAGAAGCAGCCGCTGCCCGCCGGACGCCCGCGCGAGTGGTACGTCACGCACAACCGCCGGCTCAAGGCCATGCGCCTGGCCATCACGCTGCTCGACGCCGGCGTCTACCTGCCGAACCAGGCGCACAACCGCACCATCCGCTCCGCCGCCCAGCGCGTGGGCATCCACCCCCCGTCGGACATCACCTGCCATATGGTCCGGGCCTTCATGCGCTACAACCGCTGAGAGGCGGAGCAGCCCACGGCCGCCCGGGGTCCGCTCCAGGAACCCCGGGCGCCACCGGAAGCGTTCACCCGTTCGACGCAACCGGCGGTGCGCCGCGTCGGCCGGTCCCGTTCACTGGGGGGAACCACGCGGCGCACCCCGGAGGCTGCCCATGCCGAGGAACCTCTCGACCGCACCGGAGTCCGCCGGAGCCCGGGGCGCGGGGTGAACACGCCCGTGGGAAGGCCCGCGGACCGTACCCCCGCGGCCCGTGCCGAGCAGGGCCGCCGCGCCCGCAAGCTCGTACCGCGCAGTGCCCACGGCGCGTGGATACCCGCCGCAGGCCGCCCCGACCCGGTCGCCGTACTGGAGCGCCAGGACGCCGACCGGGTACGGCAGTTGCTGCCGATCCGGTACGGCAGGATGGCGCTGTCGCCGTTCGCGTTCCTGCGGGGCGGCGCCGCGGTCATGGCGGCCGATCTCGCCGCCCTGGACGGCAGCGGGCTCACCGTCCAGCTCTGCGGCGACGCCCATCTGCTGAACTTCGGGCTCTTCGCCTCGCCCGAACGCGCCCTCCTCTTCGACCTCAACGACTTCGACGAGACCTTCCCGGGCCCCTTCGAGTGGGACGTCAAACGGCTCGCCGCCAGCGCCACCGTCGCCGCCCGGGAGAACGGCCTGGGCCGTGGCCAGGCCCGTGCCGCCGCCCGGGAGAGCGTCAAGCGCTACCGGCTGACGATGCGCCGTCTCGCCGAGCGCGGCGAACTGGACGTCTGGTACACCCGGCTCGACACCGACGCGCTGCTGGAGCTGATCCGTCCCGGCGGCCGGGCCCAGGCGCGGGCCACCTTCGCGCGGGCCCGCCGCCGCACCAGCCTCCAGGCGCTCGGCAAGCTCACCGAGGTCATCGACGGCCGGCGCCGCATCCGGGACGATCCGCCGCTGGTGGAGCGGCTGGGCGCCCCCGACATGACCGAACTGCGCAAGATGTTCAACGACTACCGCTCGACGCTCTCCGAGGAACGAAGGCTGCTGCTGGACCGGTTCCGCTTCGTGGACGCCGCCCGCAAGGTTGTCGGCGTCGGCAGCGTCGGCACCCGCTGCTTCATCGTGCTGCTCGCCGGCCGGGACGGCGACGACCCGCTGTTCCTCCAGATCAAGGAGGCGGGCCCGTCCGTCCTGGAGGAGCATCTGCCGTCCGGGCCGTTCGATCACCCGGGGCACCGCGTGGTCGCCGGACAGCGGCTGCTCCAGGCGTCCGGCGACATCTTCCTCGGCTGGATGACCGGCCCCCAGGGCCGCGCCTTCTACTGGCGCCAGCTGCGCGACATGAAGGCGACGGCCGACCTCGCCGCGCTGGGCCCCGACCGGCTCGTCCGCTACGCGGGTCTGTGCGGCACGGCCCTGGCCCGCGCCCACGCCCGCTCCGGCGACCGTATCGCCCTCGCCGGATATCTGGGCCGCGGCGACACCTTCGACCGCTCGGTCGCCGACTTCGCCGTGCGCTACGCCGAGCAGAACGCCAAGGACCACACGGCCCTGACGGCGGCGATCGCCGCGGGAGTCGTCAGCGCCGAACCGGGCGTGTGACGCTCCCCGGTCCCGGGCCCCGAAGACCGCGGCCGGACGTGTCCCCTCCGCCCGCCCTCGCGTCCCGCCCGCTCACCCCGTACGGACCCGTTCGATCCGCGGGAGCGTGTACGAGCCGTCGAGGACCGGTTCCCGCGGCAGGTACAGCCGGATCATGGGGCGGAACGCGCCCTCGGGGGCGGGGAGCCAGTTGGCCTCGTCCGGCGGGGGGTCGTGCTGGATGCGGATCGTGAGCGAGCCGTCGGTGCCGCGCACCAGCCCCGGGGTGCGGTCGCCGATCGAGTAGCGGTCCACGGGGTTGGCCACCAGGTGGTACTCGGGGACGTCGTACATGGTCACCGACCAGAACGCGGCCACCGGCGGCGGGGAGTCGAACGTCAGGGTGTACCGGCGGTCGCCGGTGAGCGGTTCACCGTCCGCGTCGCGGAACGTGTACGCGTACACCGCCTCGTACCCGTGGTTGCCCCAGAGCCCGGCACGCGCCGCGACCGCCCGCCGGAGGTACGAAGCGGTACGGTCGGAGGCCTTCCAGCGTGCCTCGTCCAGGGTGCCCACACCGAAGTGGTCGAGGTTGTGGTCGAACAGATGCGGGTCCGACACCCAGGCACCCGGCTCCCCGCCGTCCGCCGCGGGGGCCGTGCTCGCCTCCTCGACCCGCCGCGCGCCCTCCGTCAGCCCCGCCTCCAGCGCCTCCGCGAGCTCCGGACGGGCGGACGCGTACGGCGACGGGCCCTCCTCCAGCAGCCCCAGCGGCTGGAACCGCTCCTGGTACGCCTGGTCCGGCGCGGCGGGCGGGAAGTCGGCCGACCACACCCGCATCCGCTCGAAGAACCGCAGCGCCCCGGGCACCGCCGGATCGGGGGTGGGCAGCCCGGTGGGATGCGGCTCGCCCAGCGGGGTCAGCGTCAGTTCCTGCTGGAGGGCGCGGACCCGGGGCAGATCCGCGGGGCCCGCGCACGCGTTGCGGCCGACGATCGTCACCACCGGGGTCGGCGCGTCGATCACCCCGCGCACCCCG includes:
- a CDS encoding DUF2252 domain-containing protein translates to MGRPADRTPAARAEQGRRARKLVPRSAHGAWIPAAGRPDPVAVLERQDADRVRQLLPIRYGRMALSPFAFLRGGAAVMAADLAALDGSGLTVQLCGDAHLLNFGLFASPERALLFDLNDFDETFPGPFEWDVKRLAASATVAARENGLGRGQARAAARESVKRYRLTMRRLAERGELDVWYTRLDTDALLELIRPGGRAQARATFARARRRTSLQALGKLTEVIDGRRRIRDDPPLVERLGAPDMTELRKMFNDYRSTLSEERRLLLDRFRFVDAARKVVGVGSVGTRCFIVLLAGRDGDDPLFLQIKEAGPSVLEEHLPSGPFDHPGHRVVAGQRLLQASGDIFLGWMTGPQGRAFYWRQLRDMKATADLAALGPDRLVRYAGLCGTALARAHARSGDRIALAGYLGRGDTFDRSVADFAVRYAEQNAKDHTALTAAIAAGVVSAEPGV
- a CDS encoding DUF1254 domain-containing protein translates to MSDELESLAADAYVYGFPLVSGLSMMDRFVRVGMGVLPPTPFNRFAHATRLAAPDTRFVSVNNDTVYSIAQLDLSGGPLLLHTPDTGGAYHVLQFVDAWSANFAYLGSRATGTGEGSWAIVPPGWSGTEPAGVRGVIDAPTPVVTIVGRNACAGPADLPRVRALQQELTLTPLGEPHPTGLPTPDPAVPGALRFFERMRVWSADFPPAAPDQAYQERFQPLGLLEEGPSPYASARPELAEALEAGLTEGARRVEEASTAPAADGGEPGAWVSDPHLFDHNLDHFGVGTLDEARWKASDRTASYLRRAVAARAGLWGNHGYEAVYAYTFRDADGEPLTGDRRYTLTFDSPPPVAAFWSVTMYDVPEYHLVANPVDRYSIGDRTPGLVRGTDGSLTIRIQHDPPPDEANWLPAPEGAFRPMIRLYLPREPVLDGSYTLPRIERVRTG